A genomic stretch from Arachis stenosperma cultivar V10309 chromosome 3, arast.V10309.gnm1.PFL2, whole genome shotgun sequence includes:
- the LOC130970002 gene encoding tyrosine decarboxylase-like, whose translation MGSNSDYNSFTFNNPLDPEEFKRQGHMIVDFLADYYYNIRNYPVLSQVEPGYLQKKLPSYAPFGSEPIETILQDMKKHIIPGITHWQSPNFFAFFPSSGSIAGFMGEMLSTGLNTVGFNWLSSPAATELETTVMDWLGQELRLPKEFLFTGHGGGVMLGTTCEAILATLVAARDRMLNLVGRDNIGKLVVYGSDQTHCAVQKAAHIAGFDPNNFRAIKTSRSNSFSLLPQSLLKTIQKDLHNGLVPCYLCVTVGTTSTTAIDPVGALCHVAKNYGMWIHVDAAYAGSACICPEFRHLIDGVEDADSFSLNAHKWFLTNLDCCCLWVKDPNSLIKSLSTNPSYLHNNASESKQVVDYKDWQITLSRRFRALKVWLVLRSYGVSNLRNFLRSHVEMAKSFEELVKLDKRFEIVVPRNLAMVCFRLIPSVVHGGDANEINRKLLDSMNESGRVYMSHAMVDGMFVIRCAVGATLTQQEHVIMAWKIVQEHANTILNKTAISA comes from the coding sequence ATGGGTAGCAACAGTGATTACAATTCATTCACCTTCAACAATCCATTGGATCCTGAAGAATTTAAGAGACAAGGTCATATGATAGTTGATTTTCTTGCCGACTATTACTATAATATTCGAAACTATCCGGTTCTAAGTCAAGTCGAACCTGGTTATCTTCAAAAAAAGCTTCCATCTTATGCTCCTTTTGGCTCTGAACCCATTGAAACTATCCTTCAAGACATGAAAAAACACATAATTCCAGGAATCACACACTGGCAGAGTCCTAATTTCTTTGCATTCTTCCCTTCAAGTGGCAGCATTGCTGGCTTCATGGGCGAGATGCTTAGTACTGGACTCAACACCGTTGGATTCAACTGGCTCTCGTCCCCGGCTGCAACTGAGCTTGAGACCACCGTCATGGATTGGCTCGGCCAAGAGCTCCGGCTACCAAAAGAATTCCTCTTTACTGGTCACGGCGGCGGCGTCATGTTAGGTACAACATGCGAGGCAATATTGGCAACACTAGTCGCAGCCAGAGATCGAATGCTTAACCTGGTAGGAAGAGACAATATTGGAAAGCTCGTCGTTTACGGCTCAGATCAAACGCATTGCGCGGTTCAAAAAGCTGCTCATATTGCAGGGTTTGATCCAAATAACTTCAGAGCCATTAAGACTTCGAGATCGAATTCGTTCTCGTTGTTACCACAATCGCTATTGAAAACCATTCAGAAAGATCTCCATAACGGATTAGTTCCATGCTACTTGTGTGTAACCGTTGGAACAACTTCTACAACGGCCATTGATCCCGTTGGAGCGTTGTGCCACGTGGCAAAAAATTATGGAATGTGGATCCATGTTGATGCGGCGTATGCAGGTAGTGCGTGCATTTGTCCAGAGTTCAGACACCTGATCGATGGCGTTGAAGATGCAGATTCATTCAGCCTCAACGCTCACAAATGGTTTCTAACCAACTTGGATTGTTGTTGTCTTTGGGTTAAAGATCCAAATTCTTTAATCAAATCACTCTCAACAAACCCTTCATATTTGCATAACAACGCTTCCGAATCGAAGCAAGTTGTGGATTACAAAGATTGGCAAATTACACTAAGCAGAAGATTCCGTGCTCTCAAAGTATGGCTTGTTCTTCGAAGTTACGGCGTTTCGAATCTCAGAAACTTCTTAAGAAGCCATGTTGAGATGGCAAAGAGCTTTGAGGAACTGGTGAAATTGGATAAGAGGTTTGAGATTGTAGTTCCTAGAAACCTCGCTATGGTTTGCTTTAGACTTATACCCTCAGTTGTTCATGGCGGAGATGCAAATGAAATCAATAGAAAATTGTTGGATTCCATGAATGAATCAGGAAGAGTTTACATGAGTCACGCCATGGTGGATGGAATGTTCGTTATAAGGTGTGCTGTTGGGGCAACTCTCACGCAGCAAGAACACGTGATTATGGCTTGGAAGATCGTACAGGAACATGCAAATACAATTCTAAATAAAACTGCTATTAGTGCCTAG